Part of the Nicotiana tabacum cultivar K326 chromosome 20, ASM71507v2, whole genome shotgun sequence genome, TCTTTGCTATCAACTCCTCGATCAATGGAACCGGTGAACAAAAGTATTATGCTGAAATTGTTCTCAAAAACTTTCAGCACGACAAGGAAAACAGTTTTCTTGTCTGATGAGCAGATAGAGCTCGGCTAGTGTCTCATGATAGTGTTGTTATGAAGACCATACAAAATTTTGGTTTGATCATAAGCATGTTATTGTGTTACTATTATGTGAAAATTCTTGAAAGTTTGTTTATGGCTGTTTTGGAGCGTAAGCACATCAGCTATAAAAATTATTTAGTTCTTGAAAACCACATGCCAATGTTAACCTGAACTTTTGCACCATGCAGCTGCTAAAAGGTTGATAGGTAGGAGATTTAGTGATGCCTCGGTGCAGAGTGACATGAAGTTGTGGCCATTCCAGGTTGGTGATGTTGCCGGTGATAAGCCGCCAAGGATTTTAGTCTACTACAAGGGTGAGAAGAAACAGTTTACTGCTGAGGAGATCTCAGCTATGGTGCTCATGAAGATGAAAGAGATTGCTGAAGCCTTCCTTGGCACAAGTGTTAGGAATGCTGTGGTTACTGTTCCAGCCTACTTCAATGACTCTCAGCGTCAGGCCACCAAGGATGCTGGTGTTATTGCAGGCCTGAATGTGATGCATATTATTAATGAACCTACAGCAGCTGCCCTTGCTTATTATGGTCTTGATAATAAAGCTACGAGTGTTGCTGAGAAGAATGCGCTAATCTTTGATCTTGGTGGTGGTACATTGGATGTCTCTATTCTCACAATTGTGGAAGGTAGTATCTTTGAGGTGAAAGCTACTGCTGGAGACACCAACCTTGGAGGTGAGGACTTCACCAATAGGTTGGTTAACCATTTTGTTCAGGAATTCAAGCTAAAGAGCACAAAGGATATCACTAGTAATCCTATGGCGCTCCAAAGGTTGAGAACTGCATGTGAGAGTGCAAAAAGGACCCTTTCATCCTCTGCTCAGACCACCATTGAAATCGTCAATCTATACGAGGGTATTGACCTTTCTTCCACCATCACACGTACTAAGTTTGAAGAGCTTAACATGGATCTGTTTGCAAAGTGTGTGACATCAGTTGAGCGCTGTTTGAGGGACGCTCGGATGATCCAGAGCTCGGTTCATGATGTCGTCCTGATTGGTGGTTCCTCTAAAATCCCAAAGGTCCAACAACTTTTGCTCGTCTAACTTCTATTATCACCAAACAGTTGTTCTAGTTGTCCGTGTCCGTTCGAGTTCATCGTTgctcatttccggttagttgtaagtttcgtttctgtccgttaatttgtttgatatttttcggatttgaaatcaatatgtttgatattaatttcatgttcatcgttttattttttatttttttcagtttgttttgtttcatttttcttgtttatttctagataaaaattgattagtttatttATAATGTTGTTAAGATTTAAGTTGAGattcaattaaatatttttcagtttgttttattaatttaaaaaaggATTTAAAGTTAATATAAAAGAATggtagtttaaatcgcttgaatccgaaatttgtatagtttgatttcttgtttatcatttatgattattttatttgtctcataatcttgtttaagtttaatataggaattgttggttgtaatgttgttaaagttgattttaagttcaatattattgaatttagaaatctgaatatacttgtttgttgttgttattgttgaatctgaaaataggtttgtttgttgttaaaaatattgttcaaccaagttttagttgttctttgtttttcaatttgtgttcatgtgatttgttgatgaaatgttgaagaaatcatgttcaggtgatttgttgtttgaacattattagaaattgatcatactgtctatattttggttaaatttgattaattgattgttatagctgatgggggtagtttggtaatttgtagtacgttcaggggtaaatggtaattgcaataaggtcggaggggtagtttggtaattgaacattttgtaattctttatgttaagcatgggggacaaaatgtaatgaggtgtgttttgatattattgtttaattaaatgggggacaagacaaaatgtagtGGAGGGAATATGgtaattatttatgttaggcatgggggacaaaatataatggggtggggttgatatacttatttaatgtaatggagataaatgggaagataatgggtttggtaggagaaaatgggttgattttaattgattaaaagatttttGGGATGGAATATAAGTAGAGGTCTTGAAATCAGATGAAAAGAACACAAAAAAATACAGATAGAGGAACTAATCTGAATATAGagaagaacagaaagaaaataagagagaaaaaaaagggctgaacatttaggagagagaaaattccgaaaaatatttaaacttttaaaaaaaactaaaaaaaatcttctgctttctttcattgtttgaaatcagaattaattgttgtttcatcaaagcttg contains:
- the LOC107792677 gene encoding heat shock cognate 70 kDa protein 2-like; this translates as MKLWPFQVGDVAGDKPPRILVYYKGEKKQFTAEEISAMVLMKMKEIAEAFLGTSVRNAVVTVPAYFNDSQRQATKDAGVIAGLNVMHIINEPTAAALAYYGLDNKATSVAEKNALIFDLGGGTLDVSILTIVEGSIFEVKATAGDTNLGGEDFTNRLVNHFVQEFKLKSTKDITSNPMALQRLRTACESAKRTLSSSAQTTIEIVNLYEGIDLSSTITRTKFEELNMDLFAKCVTSVERCLRDARMIQSSVHDVVLIGGSSKIPKVQQLLLV